In Corvus cornix cornix isolate S_Up_H32 chromosome 4A, ASM73873v5, whole genome shotgun sequence, one genomic interval encodes:
- the ZMYM3 gene encoding zinc finger MYM-type protein 3 isoform X3 has translation MDSSEFSGSLDPLSLPDKPLIGDLPADMEFGEDLLGSQTASTQEASVLQPPGWDQSKQMTTDEDLDVVMKADSLSDLNKSNDHVLDKPVVLDMLEKPDVLDDLGKTSDLVELGKPEALDGLCKAQPSQGVERGPADSSALSREALGPETGKEGEDAPKNCSGDVKEDGAAAIPALSGDNAPGSPQQPVSDSGNLSSASATEETTAQSSSPTMPPPPQLSLKQTKKMKLKAPRKSSPVQREGLAGEAEVELSPDNRTAALPPEPVEENRAEEGDANGKNSLKENSVLKAQEALPPTGESLSGKGSELPAEKEQKRSERPRRSETSRPETVNSSESIPVSDEDSDAMVDDPNDEDFVPFRTRRSTRMSLRTQMAQRAARSTFTKMTCANCRTPLQKGQTAYQRKGLPQLFCSSSCLTTFSKKPPGKKICTFCKKEIWNTKDSVVAQIGSGGSFHEFCTSVCLSLYEAQQHRPAPQSADPSDTSRCSVCHKPGEIQHEVSNGNMVHRICSDACFTKFRATKGLKTNCCDSCGLYIYNKGLPLEYLFHEGQQKRFCNSACLNSYKKKNTRVYPCMWCKTLCKNFDMLPNVDRSGKMGLFCSICCTTSHKVKQSGLVGPPRPCSFCRKSLSEPCYYNKTDRVVYQFCSPSCWTKFQRTSPEGGIHLNCHYCHNLFSGKPEILDWQDKVYQFCCKDCCEDFKRLRGVVSQCEHCKQEKLLHEKIRFSGVEKNFCSEGQTSEPKPAVPSPQKAETNMLSAKASSAQTSPAVPPPAPPLVPATPRKNKAAMCKPLMQNRGVSCKFEMKSKGCQTEADWKPQLVVLPIPVPIFVPVPMHMYCQKVPVPFSMPVPVPVPMFLPTTLESTEKIVETIEELKVKIPSNPLEADILAMAEMIAEAEELDKASSDLCDLVSNQSAEGLLEDCDLFGPARDDVLAMAVKMANVLDEPGQDLEADFPKNPLDINPSVDFLFDCGLVGPDDVSTEQDLPRAVRKGQKRLVLSESCSRDSMSSQPSCTVLNYSYGVNAWKSWVQAKYAGGETSKAEELRFGPKPMRIKEDILACSAAELNYGLAQFVKEITRPNGERYEPDSIYYLCLGIQQYLLENNRMVNIFTDLYYLTFVQELNKSLSGWQPTILPNNTVFSRVEEEHLWECKQLGVYSPFVLLNTLMFFNTKFFGLQTAEEHMQLSFTNVVRQSRKCTTARGMTKVVSIRYYAPAKQKKSRGGSGGTSLFFPLCPPSGSSHDPALSPSADGGSGKRKREEEVPMLEQRENRMNPLRCPVKFYEFYLSKCPESLRNRNDVFYLQPERSCIAESPLWYSVIPMDRSMLESMLNRILAVREIYEEHSRLSSMEDDMD, from the exons ATGGATTCCAGCGAATTTTCAGGATCTTTGGACCCCCTGTCCTTGCCTGACAAACCACTCATTGGTGATCTCCCTGCTGACATGGAGTTTGGTGAAGATCTCCTGGGCTCCCAAACAGCTTCTACCCAGGAAGCTTCAGTTCTTCAGCCCCCTGGCTGGGATCAATCCAAGCAAATGACTACAGACGAGGACTTGGACGTTGTAATGAAAGCAGACAGCCTGTCTGATCTAAATAAATCAAATGACCATGTTCTAGATAAACCTGTTGTATTGGATATGCTGGAGAAACCTGATGTCTTAGATGACTTGGGTAAAACTTCTGACTTGGTGGAACTAGGTAAACCAGAGGCTCTGGATGGGCTGTGTAAGGCACAACCTTCCCAGGGCGTGGAACGTGGACCGGCAGACTCCTCTGCCCTGTCTAGAGAAGCCCTTGGTccagaaacagggaaagaaggGGAGGATGCACCAAAAAATTGTTCTGGGGATGTAAAGGAAGATGGTGCTGCTGCTATTCCTGCACTGTCTGGTGACAATGCCCCTGGATCACCCCAACAACCCGTCTCTGACTCCGGGAACCTCAGCAGTGCCTCAGCCACGGAAGAAACCACAGCACAGTCCTCGAGTCCCACAAtgccccccccaccccaactcagtcttaaacaaacaaaaaagatgaagttGAAGGCACCAAGGAAAAGCTCACCTgtgcagagggaagggctggcaggggaagcagaggtggaACTGAGCCCAGACAACAGAACTGCAGCTTTGCCCCCTGAGCCTGTGGAGGAAAACCGGGCTGAGGAAGGGGATGCTAATGGGAAGAACTCacttaaagaaaacagtgtaCTCAAAGCACAGGAAGCCTTACCACCAACAG GAGAAAGCCTGTCTGGGAAGGGAAGCGAGCTGCCAGCTGAGAAG GAGCAGAAAAGAAGCGAACGACCTAGAAGATCAGAAACTTCCAGGCCTGAAACTGTGAACTCCTCTGAGAGCA ttCCGGTCTCTGACGAGGACTCTGATGCAATGGTGGATGATCCCAACGACGAGGATTTCGTTCCTTTCCGTACCCGGCGCTCCACTCGGATGTCCCTGCGCACTCAGATGGCGCAGCGAGCTGCCCGCTCCACCTTCACCAAGATGACGTGTGCCAACTGCCGGACCCCGCTGCAGAAGGGCCAGACTGCCTACCAGCGAAAAGGGCTTCCTCAGctcttctgctccagctcctgtctCACCACCTTCTCAAAAAAACCACCCGGCAAGAAGATATGCACCTTCTGCAAAAA GGAGATCTGGAACACCAAGGACTCTGTGGTTGCCCAGATTGGTTCAGGTGGCTCTTTCCATGAGTTCTGCACCTCTGTCTGCCTTTCCCTCTACGaggcccagcagcacagaccagCACCTCAGTCTGCAGATCCCTCGGACACCAGCCGCTGCAGTGTTTGCCACAAACCTGGCGAG ATCCAGCATGAGGTCAGCAATGGGAACATGGTTCACCGCATCTGCAGTGACGCCTGCTTCACCAAGTTCCGGGCCACCAAGGGGCTGAAAACGAACTGCTGTGACAGCTGTGGACTTTATATCTACAACAAGGGCTTGCCCCTGGAGTACCTCTTCCATGAAGGCCAGCAAAAACGCTTTTGCAACTCTGCATGTCTCAACAGTTACAAGAAG aagaaCACTCGGGTCTACCCCTGCATGTGGTGCAAGACGCTGTGCAAGAACTTTGACATGCTGCCCAACGTGGATCGCAGTGGCAAGATGGGCCTGTTCTGCTCCATTTGCTGTACTACCTCCCACAAAGTGAAGCAGTCAGGCTTAGTTG GTCCCCCTAGaccctgcagcttctgcagaaaGAGTTTATCTGAGCCCTGCTATTACAACAAGACAGACCGGGTTGTCTACCAgttctgcagccccagctgctggacCAAATTCCAG CGCACCAGCCCGGAAGGTGGGATCCACCTCAACTGCCATTACTGTCACAATCTTTTCAGCGGGAAGCCGGAGATCCTAGACTGGCAG GACAAGGTGTATCAGTTCTGCTGCAAGGACTGCTGTGAGGACTTCAAGCGGCTGCGTGGGGTGGTGTCTCAGTGTGAACACTGCAaacaggagaagctgctgcatgAGAAGATCCGTTTCTCCGGCGTGGAGAAGAACTTCTGCAGTGAAG GTCAGACTTCAGAGCCAAAACCAGCTGTCCCTTCCCCACAGAAGGCAGAAACTAACATG CTGTCAGCAAAGGCCTCCTCAGCCCAAACATCTCCAGCTGTGCCGCCTCCCGCCCCACCTCTGGTTCCAGCCACCCCTCGGAAAAACAAAGCTGCCATGTGTAAACCACTGATGCAGAACCGGGGTGTCTCCTGCAAGTTTGAAATGAAATCCAAAGGATGTCAGACAG AGGCTGACTGGAAGCCCCAGCTGGTTGTGTTGCCAATCCCCGTCCCGATCTTCGTGCCTGTGCCTATGCATATGTACTGCCAGAAAGTACCTGTGCCTTTCTCCATGCCTGTCCCG GTGCCTGTGCCAATGTTCCTGCCCACCACACTGGAGAGCACAGAGAAGATTGTGGAGACCATTGAGGAGCTGAAGGTGAAGATCCCCTCCAATCCCCTAGAGGCTGACATCCTGGCCATGGCTGAGATGATTGCAGAGGCTGAGGAACTGGACAAGGCCTCCTCGGACCTGTGTG ATCTGGTGAGTAACCAGAGTGCAGAGGGTCTCCTGGAGGACTGTGATCTGTTTGGACCAGCACGGGACGATGTGTTGGCTATGGCTGTCAAGATGGCAAATGTCCTGGATGAGCCGGGCCAGGACCTGGAGGCTGACTTCCCTAAGA ACCCTCTAGACATCAACCCCAGTGTGGATTTCCTCTTTGACTGTGGGCTGGTGGGACCAGATGATGTGTCCACAGAGCAAGATCTGCCTCGAGCTGTCCGGAAG GGGCAGAAGCGCCTGGTGCTCTCTGAAAGCTGTTCCCGGGACTCGAtgagcagccagcccagctgtaCAGTCCTCAACTACTCGTACGGTGTGAATGCCTGGAAGTCCTGGGTACAGGCCAAGTATGCAGGGGGAGAGACCAGCAAGGCAGAGGAGCTACGCTTTGGCC CCAAGCCCATGAGGATCAAGGAAGACATCTTGGCCTGCTCAGCAGCTGAGCTCAACTACGGCCTGGCCCAGTTTGTCAAGGAGATAACCAGGCCCAATGGGGAGCGCTATGAACCGGACAGCATCTATTACCTCTGCCTTGGCATCCAGCAG TACCTGCTCGAGAACAATCGTATGGTGAATATATTTACAGACCTTTACTACCTGACCTTCGTGCAGGAGCTGAACAAGTCCCTGAGTGGCTGGCAACCCACAATCTTACCAAATA ACACAGTTTTCTCCCGTGTCGAGGAGGAGCACCTGTGGGAGTGCAAACAGCTGGGTGTTTACTCACCCTTCGTGCTTCTCAACACCCTCATGTTCTTCAACACTAAGTTCTTCgggctgcagacagcagaggAGCACATGCAGCTCTCCTTCACCAACGTGGTGCGCCAGTCCCGCAAGTGCACCACGGCCCGTGGCATGACAAAGGTGGTGAGCATCCGCTACTACGCTCCTgccaagcagaagaaaagccgAGGTGGGTCTGGGGGAACATCTCTGTTCTTCCCCCTGTGTCCCCCATCGGGATCCAGCCATGATCCAGCTCTCTCCCCCTCTGCAGATGGCGGCTCTGGAAAACGGAAGCGTGAGGAGGAGGTACCGATGCTGGAGCAGCGGGAGAACAGGATGAATCCCCTCCGATGCCCAGTCAAGTTTTATGAGTTTTATCTCTCCAAATG
- the ZMYM3 gene encoding zinc finger MYM-type protein 3 isoform X1: MDSSEFSGSLDPLSLPDKPLIGDLPADMEFGEDLLGSQTASTQEASVLQPPGWDQSKQMTTDEDLDVVMKADSLSDLNKSNDHVLDKPVVLDMLEKPDVLDDLGKTSDLVELGKPEALDGLCKAQPSQGVERGPADSSALSREALGPETGKEGEDAPKNCSGDVKEDGAAAIPALSGDNAPGSPQQPVSDSGNLSSASATEETTAQSSSPTMPPPPQLSLKQTKKMKLKAPRKSSPVQREGLAGEAEVELSPDNRTAALPPEPVEENRAEEGDANGKNSLKENSVLKAQEALPPTGESLSGKGSELPAEKEQKRSERPRRSETSRPETVNSSESIPVSDEDSDAMVDDPNDEDFVPFRTRRSTRMSLRTQMAQRAARSTFTKMTCANCRTPLQKGQTAYQRKGLPQLFCSSSCLTTFSKKPPGKKICTFCKKEIWNTKDSVVAQIGSGGSFHEFCTSVCLSLYEAQQHRPAPQSADPSDTSRCSVCHKPGEIQHEVSNGNMVHRICSDACFTKFRATKGLKTNCCDSCGLYIYNKGLPLEYLFHEGQQKRFCNSACLNSYKKKNTRVYPCMWCKTLCKNFDMLPNVDRSGKMGLFCSICCTTSHKVKQSGLVGPPRPCSFCRKSLSEPCYYNKTDRVVYQFCSPSCWTKFQRTSPEGGIHLNCHYCHNLFSGKPEILDWQDKVYQFCCKDCCEDFKRLRGVVSQCEHCKQEKLLHEKIRFSGVEKNFCSEGCVLLYKQDFTKNLGLCCITCTYCSQTCQRAVTEQLEGSTWDFCSEDCKSKYLLWYFKAARCHACKRQGKLLETIHWRGQIKHFCNQQCLLRFYNQQNQPNLDTQKGPESLLNSQTSEPKPAVPSPQKAETNMLSAKASSAQTSPAVPPPAPPLVPATPRKNKAAMCKPLMQNRGVSCKFEMKSKGCQTEADWKPQLVVLPIPVPIFVPVPMHMYCQKVPVPFSMPVPVPVPMFLPTTLESTEKIVETIEELKVKIPSNPLEADILAMAEMIAEAEELDKASSDLCDLVSNQSAEGLLEDCDLFGPARDDVLAMAVKMANVLDEPGQDLEADFPKNPLDINPSVDFLFDCGLVGPDDVSTEQDLPRAVRKGQKRLVLSESCSRDSMSSQPSCTVLNYSYGVNAWKSWVQAKYAGGETSKAEELRFGPKPMRIKEDILACSAAELNYGLAQFVKEITRPNGERYEPDSIYYLCLGIQQYLLENNRMVNIFTDLYYLTFVQELNKSLSGWQPTILPNNTVFSRVEEEHLWECKQLGVYSPFVLLNTLMFFNTKFFGLQTAEEHMQLSFTNVVRQSRKCTTARGMTKVVSIRYYAPAKQKKSRGGSGGTSLFFPLCPPSGSSHDPALSPSADGGSGKRKREEEVPMLEQRENRMNPLRCPVKFYEFYLSKCPESLRNRNDVFYLQPERSCIAESPLWYSVIPMDRSMLESMLNRILAVREIYEEHSRLSSMEDDMD; encoded by the exons ATGGATTCCAGCGAATTTTCAGGATCTTTGGACCCCCTGTCCTTGCCTGACAAACCACTCATTGGTGATCTCCCTGCTGACATGGAGTTTGGTGAAGATCTCCTGGGCTCCCAAACAGCTTCTACCCAGGAAGCTTCAGTTCTTCAGCCCCCTGGCTGGGATCAATCCAAGCAAATGACTACAGACGAGGACTTGGACGTTGTAATGAAAGCAGACAGCCTGTCTGATCTAAATAAATCAAATGACCATGTTCTAGATAAACCTGTTGTATTGGATATGCTGGAGAAACCTGATGTCTTAGATGACTTGGGTAAAACTTCTGACTTGGTGGAACTAGGTAAACCAGAGGCTCTGGATGGGCTGTGTAAGGCACAACCTTCCCAGGGCGTGGAACGTGGACCGGCAGACTCCTCTGCCCTGTCTAGAGAAGCCCTTGGTccagaaacagggaaagaaggGGAGGATGCACCAAAAAATTGTTCTGGGGATGTAAAGGAAGATGGTGCTGCTGCTATTCCTGCACTGTCTGGTGACAATGCCCCTGGATCACCCCAACAACCCGTCTCTGACTCCGGGAACCTCAGCAGTGCCTCAGCCACGGAAGAAACCACAGCACAGTCCTCGAGTCCCACAAtgccccccccaccccaactcagtcttaaacaaacaaaaaagatgaagttGAAGGCACCAAGGAAAAGCTCACCTgtgcagagggaagggctggcaggggaagcagaggtggaACTGAGCCCAGACAACAGAACTGCAGCTTTGCCCCCTGAGCCTGTGGAGGAAAACCGGGCTGAGGAAGGGGATGCTAATGGGAAGAACTCacttaaagaaaacagtgtaCTCAAAGCACAGGAAGCCTTACCACCAACAG GAGAAAGCCTGTCTGGGAAGGGAAGCGAGCTGCCAGCTGAGAAG GAGCAGAAAAGAAGCGAACGACCTAGAAGATCAGAAACTTCCAGGCCTGAAACTGTGAACTCCTCTGAGAGCA ttCCGGTCTCTGACGAGGACTCTGATGCAATGGTGGATGATCCCAACGACGAGGATTTCGTTCCTTTCCGTACCCGGCGCTCCACTCGGATGTCCCTGCGCACTCAGATGGCGCAGCGAGCTGCCCGCTCCACCTTCACCAAGATGACGTGTGCCAACTGCCGGACCCCGCTGCAGAAGGGCCAGACTGCCTACCAGCGAAAAGGGCTTCCTCAGctcttctgctccagctcctgtctCACCACCTTCTCAAAAAAACCACCCGGCAAGAAGATATGCACCTTCTGCAAAAA GGAGATCTGGAACACCAAGGACTCTGTGGTTGCCCAGATTGGTTCAGGTGGCTCTTTCCATGAGTTCTGCACCTCTGTCTGCCTTTCCCTCTACGaggcccagcagcacagaccagCACCTCAGTCTGCAGATCCCTCGGACACCAGCCGCTGCAGTGTTTGCCACAAACCTGGCGAG ATCCAGCATGAGGTCAGCAATGGGAACATGGTTCACCGCATCTGCAGTGACGCCTGCTTCACCAAGTTCCGGGCCACCAAGGGGCTGAAAACGAACTGCTGTGACAGCTGTGGACTTTATATCTACAACAAGGGCTTGCCCCTGGAGTACCTCTTCCATGAAGGCCAGCAAAAACGCTTTTGCAACTCTGCATGTCTCAACAGTTACAAGAAG aagaaCACTCGGGTCTACCCCTGCATGTGGTGCAAGACGCTGTGCAAGAACTTTGACATGCTGCCCAACGTGGATCGCAGTGGCAAGATGGGCCTGTTCTGCTCCATTTGCTGTACTACCTCCCACAAAGTGAAGCAGTCAGGCTTAGTTG GTCCCCCTAGaccctgcagcttctgcagaaaGAGTTTATCTGAGCCCTGCTATTACAACAAGACAGACCGGGTTGTCTACCAgttctgcagccccagctgctggacCAAATTCCAG CGCACCAGCCCGGAAGGTGGGATCCACCTCAACTGCCATTACTGTCACAATCTTTTCAGCGGGAAGCCGGAGATCCTAGACTGGCAG GACAAGGTGTATCAGTTCTGCTGCAAGGACTGCTGTGAGGACTTCAAGCGGCTGCGTGGGGTGGTGTCTCAGTGTGAACACTGCAaacaggagaagctgctgcatgAGAAGATCCGTTTCTCCGGCGTGGAGAAGAACTTCTGCAGTGAAG GGTGTGTGCTTCTTTACAAACAGGATTTCACCAAGAACCTGGGCCTGTGCTGCATCACCTGCACCTACTGTTCTCAGACCTGCCAGCGGGCGGTCACCGAGCAGCTGGAGGGCAGCACCTGGGACTTCTGTAGTGAAGACTGCAAAAGCAAATACTTGCTCTGGTACTTCAAG GCAGCTCGGTGCCATGCCTGCAAGCGTcaggggaagctgctggaaacCATCCACTGGCGGGGGCAAATCAAACACTTCTGCAACCAGCAGTGTCTGCTGCGATTTTACAATCAACAGAACCAGCCCAACCTGGACACGCAGAAGGGGCCCGAGAGCCTGCTGAACA GTCAGACTTCAGAGCCAAAACCAGCTGTCCCTTCCCCACAGAAGGCAGAAACTAACATG CTGTCAGCAAAGGCCTCCTCAGCCCAAACATCTCCAGCTGTGCCGCCTCCCGCCCCACCTCTGGTTCCAGCCACCCCTCGGAAAAACAAAGCTGCCATGTGTAAACCACTGATGCAGAACCGGGGTGTCTCCTGCAAGTTTGAAATGAAATCCAAAGGATGTCAGACAG AGGCTGACTGGAAGCCCCAGCTGGTTGTGTTGCCAATCCCCGTCCCGATCTTCGTGCCTGTGCCTATGCATATGTACTGCCAGAAAGTACCTGTGCCTTTCTCCATGCCTGTCCCG GTGCCTGTGCCAATGTTCCTGCCCACCACACTGGAGAGCACAGAGAAGATTGTGGAGACCATTGAGGAGCTGAAGGTGAAGATCCCCTCCAATCCCCTAGAGGCTGACATCCTGGCCATGGCTGAGATGATTGCAGAGGCTGAGGAACTGGACAAGGCCTCCTCGGACCTGTGTG ATCTGGTGAGTAACCAGAGTGCAGAGGGTCTCCTGGAGGACTGTGATCTGTTTGGACCAGCACGGGACGATGTGTTGGCTATGGCTGTCAAGATGGCAAATGTCCTGGATGAGCCGGGCCAGGACCTGGAGGCTGACTTCCCTAAGA ACCCTCTAGACATCAACCCCAGTGTGGATTTCCTCTTTGACTGTGGGCTGGTGGGACCAGATGATGTGTCCACAGAGCAAGATCTGCCTCGAGCTGTCCGGAAG GGGCAGAAGCGCCTGGTGCTCTCTGAAAGCTGTTCCCGGGACTCGAtgagcagccagcccagctgtaCAGTCCTCAACTACTCGTACGGTGTGAATGCCTGGAAGTCCTGGGTACAGGCCAAGTATGCAGGGGGAGAGACCAGCAAGGCAGAGGAGCTACGCTTTGGCC CCAAGCCCATGAGGATCAAGGAAGACATCTTGGCCTGCTCAGCAGCTGAGCTCAACTACGGCCTGGCCCAGTTTGTCAAGGAGATAACCAGGCCCAATGGGGAGCGCTATGAACCGGACAGCATCTATTACCTCTGCCTTGGCATCCAGCAG TACCTGCTCGAGAACAATCGTATGGTGAATATATTTACAGACCTTTACTACCTGACCTTCGTGCAGGAGCTGAACAAGTCCCTGAGTGGCTGGCAACCCACAATCTTACCAAATA ACACAGTTTTCTCCCGTGTCGAGGAGGAGCACCTGTGGGAGTGCAAACAGCTGGGTGTTTACTCACCCTTCGTGCTTCTCAACACCCTCATGTTCTTCAACACTAAGTTCTTCgggctgcagacagcagaggAGCACATGCAGCTCTCCTTCACCAACGTGGTGCGCCAGTCCCGCAAGTGCACCACGGCCCGTGGCATGACAAAGGTGGTGAGCATCCGCTACTACGCTCCTgccaagcagaagaaaagccgAGGTGGGTCTGGGGGAACATCTCTGTTCTTCCCCCTGTGTCCCCCATCGGGATCCAGCCATGATCCAGCTCTCTCCCCCTCTGCAGATGGCGGCTCTGGAAAACGGAAGCGTGAGGAGGAGGTACCGATGCTGGAGCAGCGGGAGAACAGGATGAATCCCCTCCGATGCCCAGTCAAGTTTTATGAGTTTTATCTCTCCAAATG